One window of the Rosa rugosa chromosome 3, drRosRugo1.1, whole genome shotgun sequence genome contains the following:
- the LOC133739449 gene encoding uncharacterized protein LOC133739449, which produces MTGFSEAESVTLDLLKKKMAEFARERDWDKFHSPRNLLLALVGEVGELSEIFQWKGEVPKGLPDWKEEEKQHLGEELSDVLLYLVRLSDICGVDLGKAALRKVELNAIKYPVSQKQNQNQTNGTTNPHTTTAINTSNDNNNTEEITG; this is translated from the exons ATGACTGGATTTTCAGAAGCCGAAAGCGTCACTCTTGACCTACTCAAGAAGAAGATGGCGGAGTTtgctagagagagagactggGATAAGTTCCACAGCCCCAGAAACTTGCTCTTGGCTCTG GTGGGTGAAGTGGGAGAGCTTTCTGAGATATTTCAATGGAAAGGTGAAGTTCCAAAGGGCCTTCCTGAttggaaagaagaggaaaagcaaCACCTGGGTGAAGAGCTCTCTGATGTCCTGCTCTATCTGGTCAGGCTCTCTGACATATGTGGTGTTGATCTTGGCAAAGCTGCTCTGCGCAAAGTTGAACTCAATGCCATTAAGTACCCAGTTTCACAGAAACAGAACCAGAACCAGACCAATGGCACCACCAACCCCCACACAACCACCGCCATTAACACCAGCAATGACAATAACAATACAGAAGAGATCACTGGTTGA
- the LOC133737687 gene encoding uncharacterized protein LOC133737687, with translation MEQYFRAVKPDSEEVKVNMATMYLSGDAKLWWRTKYNDIQRGVCTVDTWKDLKKELKAQFFPRECRIHCQMTAKGAQAHQQHPRLCEQVLVLMLDIPDMSENDQLFYFLEGLKPWARTELQRQRVQDLASAQAAAERLTDYTFEDNSTKRTQPFLNANVNRNIWPGPSRSGGAESKFSNSGGGDRRTANARDTTTSKPAASTGVFTPRPFNPSGYAPKPLACFLGRGPHRVNECPHKTALSALHAHIQSKETEDQQEPEEEPGHMGALRFLGAVEKQPQSPKKSQVKCLMFVDGSINGKIAKSVMVDTGATHNFVSETEARRLGLKLEKDVGCIKAVNSKASPTTGLSRGVSLKLGHWQGKTDLVVVQMDDFDVILGMKFLLANKAIPIPSAQHLLIMGERPCVVPTRIGQPSEPRLLSALQFKKGVKRHEPTYVAVPLIRDEIKGEVILKEIEGVLESYVDVMSPELPKELPPRRSVDHEIELLPGAKPPAKAPYIMAPPELVELRKQLEDLLKAGFIRPSKAPFGAPVLFQKKHDGSWRLCVDYRALNKVTVRNKYSIPLIAYLFDQLSGAKYFTKIDLRSGYYQVRIAEGDEPKTACVTRYGAFEFLVMSFGLTNAPATFYTLMNQVFQDYLDKFVVVYLDDIVVYNSTLEEHVEHLKLVFQQLRDNQLYVKSEKCSFAQVTIKFLGHIIERGRIRMDMEKVEAIKEWRNPKNVKELRSFLRLANYYRRFIENYSKKTTPLTELLKKGVTWDWSSDCEKAFQDLKKAVMEDLVLALPDLNQPFEVQTDASDFALGGVLLQWGHPVAYESHKLLEAERKYTA, from the coding sequence ATGGAGCAATACTTCCGAGCAGTGAAGCCAGACTCGgaagaggtgaaggtgaacATGGCGACAATGTATTTGTCAGGAGATGCTAAACTATGGTGGAGAACTAAGTATAATGACATCCAAAGAGGAGTATGCACCGTTGACACTTGGAAAGATCTTAAGAAGGAGCTCAAAGCTCAATTCTTCCCCCGAGAATGTAGAATACATTGCCAAATGACAGCTAAGGGAGCTCAAGCACACCAACAACATCCGAGACTTTGTGAACAAGTTCTAGTGCTCATGCTTGACATCCCGGACATGTCAGAGAATGATCAGTTGTTCTATTTCCTTGAAGGCTTAAAGCCATGGGCGAGGACAGAACTTCAGCGGCAGAGGGTCCAAGATTTGGCTTCTGCACAGGCTGCTGCTGAAAGGCTGACGGACTACACATTCGAAGATAACTCTACTAAGAGGACTCAGCCGTTTTTGAATGCGAATGTCAACAGAAATATATGGCCTGGACCGAGTAGAAGTGGGGGAGCGGAGTCCAAATTTTCCAACTCAGGAGGAGGGGACAGGAGAACAGCTAATGCGAGGGACACGACAACGTCTAAGCCTGCTGCCTCGACAGGGGTTTTCACCCCTCGACCTTTTAATCCCTCAGGctatgctccaaagccactagcATGCTTCTTAGGCAGAGGACCTCATAGAGTGAATGAATGCCCTCACAAGACTGCTCTCTCTGCCCTACATGCTCATATTCAATCGAAAGAAACGGAGGATCAGCAAGAGCCAGAGGAGGAACCTGGTCACATGGGAGCTTTGAGATTCTTGGGTGCGGTGGAGAAGCAACCACAATCACCTAAGAAGTCCCAGGTTAAATGCTTGATGTTcgtagatggtagtattaatggGAAAATAGCCAAGAGCGTGATGGTTGACACAGGGGCCACTCACAACTTTGTGTCAGAAACTGAAGCACGGAGGTTGGGGCTGAAGTTGGAGAAGGATGTTGGCTGCATAAAAGCTGTGAACTCTAAGGCCTCACCTACAACTGGACTATCTCGAGGGGTATCACTCAAGTTGGGTCACTGGCAAGGGAAGACCGACCTCGTAGTTGTTCAGATGGACGACTTTGATGTCATATTAGGGATGAAGTTCTTGTTGGCGAACAAAGCTATTCCCATTCCTAGTGCCCAACACTTGCTCATTATGGGAGAAAGGCCGTGTGTGGTTCCAACAAGAATCGGACAACCAAGTGAACCTCGTCTCTTGTCTGCCCTCCAGTTCAAGAAAGGCGTGAAGCGTCATGAACCTACCTATGTAGCAGTTCCCCTGATAAGGGATGAGATTAAAGGAGAAGTGATTCTGAAGGAGATCGAAGGGGTATTGGAGAGCTATGTAGATGTGATGTCACCCGAACTTCCCAAAGAATTACCTCCAAGAAGGAGTGTGGACCATGAGATCGAACTGCTTCCGGGGGCCAAACCACCTGCAAAGGCACCTTACATAATGGCTCCCCCAGAACTAGTGGAACTTCGAAAGCAGCTCGAAGACCTACTCAAGGCAGGATTCATTAGGCCATCTAAAGCCCCCTTTGGTGCGCCTGTGCTGTTCCAAAAGAAGCACGATGGAAGCTGGAGATTGTGTGTGGACTATCGGGCTCTCAACAAAGTCACAGTGCGAAACAAGTACTCGATTCCTCTAATAGCATATTTGTTTGATCAACTCAGTGGTGCCAAGTATTTCACAAAGATAGACCTCCGTTCGGGGTACTATCAAGTCCGCATTGCAGAAGGCGATGAACCCAAGACCGCATGCGTCACCCGTTATGGCGCCTTTGAGTTCTTGGTGATGTCGTTCGGGTTGACCAACGCGCCAGCCACATTCTACACTTTGATGAACCAAGTCTTCCAAGACTACTTAGACAAGTTTGTGGTGGTGTATCTGGATGACATTGTGGTATACAACTCTACCCTGGAAGAACACGTAGAGCACCTGAAGCTGGTGTTCCAACAGTTGCGGGACAATCAGCTGTATGTCAAGAGCGAAAAGTGCTCATTCGCGCAAGTGACCATCAAGTTTCTAGGTCACATTATTGAAAGGGGTCGAATCAGGATGGATATGGAGAAAGTGGAAGCCATAAAAGAGTGGCGAAACCCCAAGAATGTGAAAGAGCTGCGTTCTTTTCTTAGGTTGGCTAATTACTACCGACGTTTCATTGAGAACTACTCAAAGAAGACAACTCCCTTAACCGAGCTCTTGAAGAAGGGAGTGACATGGGACTGGAGTAGTGATTGTGAGAAGGCCTTTCAAGATTTGAAGAAGGCAGTGATGGAAGATCTGGTCCTTGCCTTACCCGACCTGAATCAGCCATTTGAAGTTCAGACAGATGCTTCTGACTTCGCCTTAGGAGGGGTCCTGCTGCAATGGGGGCATCCTGTTGCTTATGAAAGTCATAAACTCTTAGAAGCTGAGAGGAAGTACACGGCTTAA